Proteins from a genomic interval of Candidatus Nomurabacteria bacterium:
- the rpsM gene encoding 30S ribosomal protein S13, with translation MARIEGVAIPDNKKILYSLTYVHGIGLTSSRKILEAAGVDPEVRVKDIDEASLNKVRDVISQAYVTEGELKRMVAANIKRLKDIGAYRGQRHKLGLPSKGQRTRTNARTRRGKRLAVGGAQKK, from the coding sequence ATGGCAAGAATCGAAGGAGTAGCAATACCAGACAATAAAAAAATTCTTTACAGTCTAACTTATGTGCACGGAATTGGGTTGACTAGTTCTAGAAAGATTTTAGAAGCAGCTGGAGTTGACCCTGAAGTAAGAGTTAAAGATATCGATGAAGCAAGTCTTAATAAAGTCCGAGATGTCATTAGTCAAGCCTATGTAACTGAAGGTGAACTTAAAAGAATGGTTGCTGCGAACATTAAACGCCTAAAAGATATTGGTGCTTACCGTGGCCAAAGACATAAGTTAGGACTCCCATCAAAAGGCCAAAGGACTAGAACTAATGCTAGAACTCGTCGTGGCAAAAGACTCGCAGTAGGTGGAGCTCAAAAGAAATAG
- the rpmJ gene encoding 50S ribosomal protein L36, translating to MKVRTGVKKICANCQIIRRNGKVAVICSSKKKHKQIQG from the coding sequence ATGAAGGTTAGAACCGGAGTCAAAAAGATCTGCGCAAACTGCCAAATTATCCGACGTAATGGTAAAGTTGCCGTTATTTGCTCGAGTAAAAAGAAACACAAGCAAATCCAAGGTTAA
- the infA gene encoding translation initiation factor IF-1: MSSSKQVIQVKGVIEEALPGIKFRVRLENDLTIVAQISGKMRKGRIRLVRGDEVSVELSPYDLTKGRIVYRKN; encoded by the coding sequence ATGTCTAGCAGTAAACAAGTAATCCAGGTCAAGGGTGTTATAGAGGAGGCTCTCCCTGGCATTAAGTTTAGAGTTAGACTTGAAAACGATCTAACCATTGTAGCTCAAATTTCCGGAAAAATGCGCAAAGGTCGTATTAGACTGGTACGAGGAGATGAGGTTAGTGTAGAGCTTAGCCCTTACGATCTAACTAAGGGGCGCATAGTCTACAGAAAAAACTAA
- the secY gene encoding preprotein translocase subunit SecY, whose translation MENRFLIFKSLKSKEMRRSILAVLGIFVIYRFLAHVPIPLAETSQLKQLVEGLLQNQESLGFLNVLSGGALASFSIMLLGLGPYINASIIMQILTKAIPSLEERQKEGEHARRRINQYTRMLSVPLAAVQSVGILIILRQQSVASSLGIDIASNASANQWVLMILSLTAGSVLLMWLGEIITEKGIGNGISLVIFAGVASSLPTTAVTLWNTVRGQAADHIDLIGRTLPISLNGLLTVSAIVGFIIFLTYWVVKLNEAQRIVTVHYAKRVRGSREYGGITTIIPLKVIVAGVIPIIFAFSVLQGLQLVGGVLKNVSSETLSSIGQNLSTWFAGGQLSSSVPTTNIYIAVYFTLIMFFTYFYTRFIFDPHEISEQLQQQGGFIEGVKPGENTERYLNKIMQRLNLTGAISIGVLAVIPLIAERFIDSRALSFGGTSLIITVSVALETLRQVRSKALMYSYDIQDQNLEKSLAGENEEESRKSRLKDIKLSLIKSSKSKKRSKVNNKSPK comes from the coding sequence ATGGAAAATCGATTTTTAATATTTAAATCTCTCAAGAGCAAAGAGATGCGTAGAAGTATCTTAGCAGTCCTTGGTATTTTTGTTATCTACAGATTCTTAGCGCACGTTCCGATTCCTTTAGCCGAGACATCTCAGCTGAAGCAACTAGTAGAGGGTCTACTTCAGAACCAAGAAAGTCTAGGATTCTTAAATGTGCTATCAGGTGGTGCTCTAGCAAGCTTCTCAATTATGCTACTTGGTCTTGGGCCGTACATTAATGCCTCAATTATCATGCAGATTCTGACCAAAGCTATCCCTAGCCTAGAAGAGAGACAAAAGGAGGGTGAGCACGCCAGGCGCAGAATAAACCAGTATACAAGAATGCTTTCTGTTCCACTCGCAGCAGTACAATCAGTCGGAATTTTAATTATTCTTCGACAACAGTCTGTAGCCAGTAGCCTAGGAATAGATATCGCTTCTAATGCCAGCGCAAACCAGTGGGTGTTAATGATACTCTCACTTACTGCCGGTTCAGTTCTCTTAATGTGGCTAGGTGAGATAATTACCGAAAAGGGTATAGGGAATGGCATAAGCTTAGTGATTTTCGCTGGGGTTGCCTCGAGCCTACCCACAACCGCTGTAACTCTATGGAATACAGTAAGAGGTCAAGCTGCTGACCACATTGACTTGATCGGGAGAACACTGCCTATAAGTTTAAATGGCTTATTAACAGTTTCAGCAATAGTCGGTTTTATAATTTTCTTAACCTATTGGGTTGTTAAACTTAACGAAGCTCAACGTATAGTTACAGTCCATTATGCAAAAAGAGTTCGTGGTTCCCGCGAATACGGAGGTATTACAACAATAATTCCCTTAAAAGTAATAGTTGCAGGAGTGATACCTATTATTTTTGCCTTCTCGGTTTTACAAGGTCTTCAGCTAGTAGGAGGAGTTCTAAAAAATGTCTCAAGTGAAACTTTAAGTAGTATAGGTCAAAATCTATCTACTTGGTTTGCGGGTGGGCAGCTTTCGAGCTCTGTGCCTACAACTAACATATATATAGCAGTCTACTTCACTTTAATTATGTTCTTTACCTACTTCTATACAAGATTCATTTTTGACCCACATGAGATATCTGAACAGCTTCAGCAACAAGGAGGCTTTATTGAAGGGGTTAAGCCAGGTGAGAATACGGAAAGGTATCTAAATAAGATCATGCAAAGGTTAAACTTAACCGGAGCAATATCAATCGGTGTTTTAGCTGTTATTCCGTTAATAGCAGAAAGATTCATAGATTCTAGAGCATTAAGTTTTGGTGGAACAAGCTTAATTATTACTGTGTCAGTCGCGCTTGAGACATTGCGCCAAGTTCGCTCTAAAGCTCTAATGTACAGTTATGATATACAAGATCAAAATCTAGAGAAATCTTTAGCCGGAGAAAATGAGGAAGAGAGCAGAAAGAGTAGATTAAAAGATATTAAATTAAGCTTAATCAAGTCATCCAAATCAAAAAAGCGTAGTAAAGTTAACAATAAATCACCAAAATAA
- the rplO gene encoding 50S ribosomal protein L15: protein MKIHELNLTAKKDRKRVGRGISAGGGKTAGRGTKGQKARTGKKLRLNFEGGQTPWIQKVPKNKGFNSKRLRPQVVYTSDLNNFTGSVDNFKLFEAGLITTPYNNVKVIKKGELTKKVELKVQKITAGAQKDLEVAGGKFTFTELTSKNQ, encoded by the coding sequence ATGAAGATTCATGAACTAAACTTAACAGCTAAAAAAGATCGCAAAAGAGTTGGTCGTGGTATTTCTGCTGGTGGTGGTAAAACTGCCGGACGTGGCACAAAAGGTCAAAAAGCTAGAACTGGTAAAAAACTTCGACTTAACTTTGAAGGAGGTCAAACTCCATGGATTCAAAAAGTTCCTAAAAACAAAGGATTCAACTCAAAGAGATTAAGACCACAAGTTGTATATACTTCCGACCTAAATAATTTCACAGGTTCAGTTGATAACTTTAAATTATTCGAAGCTGGATTAATTACAACTCCATATAACAACGTCAAAGTCATCAAAAAAGGTGAACTTACAAAAAAAGTAGAGCTTAAAGTCCAAAAAATTACAGCTGGAGCTCAAAAAGATCTCGAGGTAGCCGGAGGTAAATTCACCTTCACTGAACTCACAAGTAAAAACCAGTAA